The following are encoded in a window of Alphaproteobacteria bacterium genomic DNA:
- the sucC gene encoding ADP-forming succinate--CoA ligase subunit beta, whose protein sequence is MNIHEYQAKDLLARFGVPVPAGFAAMSVEEAVAAAGKLPGPLYVVKAQIHAGGRGKGKFKELGPEAKGGVRLARTADEVRAAAADMLGNTLVTVQTGPQGKQVNRLYVTDGVDIDKEFYLALLVDRKTGRIAFVASTEGGMNIEDVAHETPEKIHSFSVDPATGFMPHHGRAVAHALGLSGDLARQAQTVAKLLFDAFIGTDAAQIEINPLAVTDDGKLLVLDAKVGFDSNAEFRHSDLEALRDESEEDPMELEASKFDLAYIKLDGNIGCMVNGAGLAMATMDIIKLNGAFPANFCDVGGGASKEKVTAAFKIILSDPAVEGILVNIFGGIMRCDIIAEGIVAAAREIDIQVPLVVRLEGTNVEEGKRILADSGLAIVPAEDLGDAARKIVAEVKGTVTA, encoded by the coding sequence ATGAACATTCACGAATATCAGGCGAAGGATTTGCTCGCCAGGTTCGGCGTCCCGGTCCCCGCCGGCTTCGCCGCAATGAGCGTCGAGGAGGCCGTCGCCGCGGCCGGGAAGCTCCCCGGCCCGCTCTATGTGGTCAAGGCGCAGATTCATGCCGGCGGGCGCGGCAAGGGCAAGTTCAAGGAGCTCGGCCCCGAAGCCAAGGGCGGCGTTCGCCTCGCGCGCACCGCCGACGAGGTCCGCGCCGCTGCGGCCGACATGCTCGGCAACACTCTGGTGACGGTCCAGACCGGGCCGCAGGGCAAGCAGGTTAATCGCCTCTACGTCACCGACGGAGTCGACATCGACAAGGAATTCTACCTCGCGCTTCTGGTCGACCGGAAGACGGGACGGATCGCCTTCGTCGCCTCGACCGAGGGCGGCATGAACATCGAGGATGTCGCCCACGAGACTCCGGAGAAGATCCACAGCTTCTCGGTCGATCCGGCGACCGGCTTCATGCCGCATCACGGCCGCGCGGTCGCCCACGCCCTGGGCCTTTCCGGCGACCTCGCCAGGCAGGCGCAGACGGTGGCGAAGCTGCTGTTCGACGCCTTCATCGGCACCGACGCCGCGCAGATCGAGATCAACCCGCTCGCCGTCACCGACGACGGCAAGCTGCTCGTGCTCGACGCCAAGGTCGGCTTCGATTCCAACGCCGAGTTCCGCCACTCCGATCTCGAAGCGCTGCGCGACGAGAGCGAGGAGGATCCGATGGAGCTGGAGGCGTCGAAATTCGACCTCGCCTACATCAAGCTCGATGGCAATATCGGCTGCATGGTCAACGGCGCTGGCCTCGCCATGGCGACGATGGACATCATCAAGCTGAACGGCGCCTTCCCGGCCAATTTCTGCGACGTCGGCGGCGGCGCCTCGAAGGAGAAGGTGACCGCGGCGTTCAAGATCATCCTCTCCGATCCCGCGGTCGAGGGCATCCTGGTCAACATCTTCGGCGGAATCATGCGCTGCGACATCATCGCCGAGGGAATCGTCGCCGCCGCGCGCGAGATCGACATCCAGGTGCCGCTGGTGGTCCGCCTCGAGGGCACCAACGTCGAAGAGGGCAAGCGAATCCTCGCCGACAGCGGCCTGGCGATCGTCCCGGCGGAGGATTTGGGGGATGCGGCGCGGAAGATCGTCGCCGAAGTGAAGGGCACGGTGACGGCGTAA
- a CDS encoding electron transfer flavoprotein subunit beta/FixA family protein translates to MKLLVAVKRVIDFNVKPRVKADGTGVDLANVKMSMNPFDEIAVEEAIRLKEKGVATEIVAVSIGPAKAQETLRTALAMGADRAILIQTDDEVEPLSVAKLLAKVAEEEQPGLVILGKQAIDDDSNQTGQMLAALLGWPQGTFASKVEIAGDKVDVTREVDGGLETVKLSVPAVVTTDLRLNEPRYASLPNIMKAKSKPLATKTPADFGVDTNPRLATLKVEEPSKRQAGVKVASVEELIGKLKTLGVVA, encoded by the coding sequence ATGAAGCTGCTGGTCGCCGTCAAGCGGGTGATCGATTTCAACGTCAAGCCGCGGGTCAAGGCCGACGGCACGGGAGTCGATCTCGCCAACGTCAAGATGAGCATGAACCCGTTCGACGAAATTGCCGTCGAGGAGGCGATCCGCCTGAAGGAGAAGGGCGTCGCCACCGAGATCGTCGCCGTCTCGATCGGCCCGGCCAAGGCGCAGGAGACTTTGCGCACCGCGCTCGCGATGGGCGCCGACCGGGCGATCCTGATCCAGACCGACGACGAGGTCGAGCCGCTTAGCGTCGCCAAGCTGCTGGCGAAGGTTGCCGAGGAGGAACAGCCCGGCCTGGTCATCCTCGGCAAGCAGGCGATCGACGACGATTCGAACCAGACCGGCCAGATGCTCGCCGCCCTGCTCGGCTGGCCGCAGGGCACCTTCGCCTCCAAGGTCGAGATCGCGGGCGACAAGGTCGACGTCACCCGCGAGGTCGACGGCGGGCTGGAGACGGTGAAGCTCAGCGTGCCGGCGGTGGTCACCACCGACCTCAGGCTCAACGAGCCGCGCTACGCCTCGCTGCCCAACATCATGAAGGCCAAATCCAAGCCGCTGGCGACCAAGACGCCCGCGGATTTCGGCGTCGATACGAATCCGCGCCTGGCCACGCTGAAGGTCGAGGAGCCGTCGAAGCGGCAGGCCGGCGTCAAGGTCGCGTCCGTCGAAGAACTGATCGGCAAGCTGAAGACTCTGGGAGTGGTGGCATGA